The following are encoded in a window of Mustela nigripes isolate SB6536 chromosome 1, MUSNIG.SB6536, whole genome shotgun sequence genomic DNA:
- the ANKRD49 gene encoding ankyrin repeat domain-containing protein 49, translating to MEKGKVNSDGKPDPENSLDFSEHFNQLELLETHGHLIPTGTQSLWVGNSDEDEEQDEKTEEWYQLQEKKMEKDPSKLLLWAAEKNRLTTVRRLLSEKATHVNTRDEDEYTPLHRAAYSGHLDVVRELIAQGADVHAVTVDGWTPLHSACKWNNTRVASFLLQHDADINAQTKGLLTPLHLAAGNRDSKDTLELLLMNRYIKPGLKNNLEETALDIARRTSVYHYLFEIVEGCTNSSPQP from the exons atggaaaaagggaaaGTAAATAGTGATGGAAAACCAGACCCAGAAAATTCCCTGGACTTTTCTGAACACTTTAACCAGCTTGAATTGTTGGAAACACATGGGCACCTTATTCCCACTGGTACCCAAAGTCTCTGGGTAGGGAATTCTGATGAAGACGAGGAAcaagatgaaaaaactgaagagTGGTATCaattgcaagaaaaaaagatggaaaaagatccAAGCAAATTGCTTCTTTGGGCCGCAGAAAAAAATcgg CTTACTACAGTGCGGAGACTACTGTCTGAAAAGGCCACCCATGTCAACACTAGAGACGAAGACGAATATACCCCTCTCCATCGAGCAGCCTACAGTGGACACTTAGATGTGGTACGCGAGCTGATTGCACAAGGGGCAGATGTCCACGCGGTGACTGTGGATGGCTGGACGCCGCTGCACAGTGCTTGTAAGTGGAATAACACCAGAGTCGCTTCTTTCTTACTCCAGCATGATGCAGATATCAACGCCCAAACAAAAGGCCTCCTGACCCCCTTACACCTCGCCGCTGGGAACAGGGACAGCAAAGATACCCTGGAGCTCCTCCTCATGAACCGCTACATCAAACCGGGTCTGAAGAACAACTTGGAAGAAACGGCCCTTGATATTGCCAGGCGGACAAGTGTCTATCACTACCTCTTTGAAATTGTGGAAGGCTGCACAAATTCTTCACCTCAGCCATAA